Proteins encoded together in one Anaerotignum propionicum DSM 1682 window:
- a CDS encoding phage tail sheath family protein, whose product MAYKHGVYVGEVATSITAPIEGTAGLQVILGTAPVHLAKDPYACSNKPILCYSFAEAAEQVGYLDDFQKYTLCQSVDASFRVFNIAPIILINVLDPTKHKKTLAARALSVLKKQAVLQEDGVLLDQLVVKSEDGQTTLAKDTDYVATFDDDGFVTITLITSSEISAIQVSGVAIDPAAVEAVDLIGGIQISTGEETGMEVIRQIYPKLGMTAGLLLAPGWSQDANVAAALQAKCEAINGVFSCECFLDIPCGTDGAKTYTDVKEAKESLGASSNHAFALWPKGAVGSKHYYLSALAAACTAYTDANNEDVPATSPSNKNIRITATILEDGTAVDLDQEQANTINSFGVATALNMNGFKLWGNNTAAYPSTTDPKDRWLACRRFFSWWGNTFILTYFQKVDSPANPRLIESIVDSENIRGNSFVARGFCATARIEFIEAENPRTDILGGKIQFHMYLAPYTPAEVLKTLLEFDVNALETALTGGE is encoded by the coding sequence ATGGCCTATAAACATGGTGTGTATGTGGGAGAAGTGGCAACCAGCATTACAGCACCCATTGAGGGAACGGCAGGCTTACAGGTGATTTTAGGCACGGCACCGGTACATCTTGCCAAGGATCCATATGCTTGCAGTAATAAGCCTATTTTGTGCTACAGCTTTGCGGAAGCGGCGGAGCAGGTGGGGTATTTAGATGATTTTCAGAAATACACCCTGTGCCAGAGTGTAGATGCCAGCTTTCGGGTGTTTAACATTGCACCCATCATTTTGATAAATGTTTTGGATCCTACGAAGCACAAAAAGACATTGGCAGCAAGAGCACTGTCTGTGCTGAAAAAACAGGCGGTTTTGCAAGAAGACGGCGTGCTTTTGGATCAGCTGGTTGTAAAGTCAGAGGATGGACAAACCACATTGGCAAAGGACACGGATTATGTTGCAACCTTTGACGATGATGGATTTGTAACGATTACCCTAATCACAAGCAGTGAAATTTCTGCCATTCAGGTCTCGGGGGTTGCCATTGATCCCGCAGCGGTGGAAGCGGTAGACTTGATTGGAGGTATTCAAATCAGCACGGGGGAAGAAACAGGCATGGAGGTCATTCGTCAGATTTACCCCAAGCTTGGTATGACAGCGGGGCTTTTATTGGCTCCCGGATGGAGTCAGGATGCTAATGTAGCGGCGGCGTTACAGGCGAAATGTGAAGCAATCAACGGTGTTTTTTCCTGCGAATGCTTTTTGGATATTCCCTGTGGCACGGATGGGGCGAAAACTTATACCGATGTGAAGGAAGCCAAGGAAAGCCTTGGGGCAAGTTCAAACCATGCTTTTGCATTATGGCCGAAAGGTGCAGTGGGCAGTAAGCACTATTATTTGTCAGCTCTAGCGGCAGCTTGCACTGCCTATACCGATGCAAATAATGAGGATGTTCCGGCTACCTCCCCATCCAACAAAAACATTCGCATTACTGCAACAATTTTGGAGGATGGTACGGCGGTAGATCTTGACCAAGAGCAGGCAAATACCATCAATAGCTTTGGTGTGGCCACAGCATTAAATATGAACGGCTTTAAGTTATGGGGGAACAATACGGCGGCTTATCCCTCCACCACAGATCCAAAGGACCGTTGGCTTGCTTGCAGGCGGTTTTTTAGTTGGTGGGGAAACACCTTTATTCTCACTTATTTTCAAAAGGTGGATAGTCCTGCGAATCCTCGCTTAATTGAAAGCATTGTGGATAGCGAAAACATTAGGGGAAATAGTTTTGTTGCCAGAGGGTTTTGCGCTACAGCCCGAATTGAGTTTATTGAGGCAGAAAATCCTCGTACCGATATTTTAGGTGGGAAAATTCAGTTTCATATGTACTTGGCACCCTATACCCCTGCGGAGGTATTGAAAACCCTTTTGGAATTTGATGTGAATGCTTTAGAAACAGCTTTAACCGGAGGTGAATAA
- a CDS encoding phage major tail tube protein — protein sequence MDKNIPDKITNYNVYASGTRLIGMGEEMPIPELSSKTSTLTGAGILGDIETATLGQFDSMELEVPFRMPMDDFFSIFKPDEPVDLTVRGAIQAMRGDGSLKQVGARMVVRGGLKGAAFGKFKIGEAAESSVKVEVYYFLLEIDGKKKLELDKLNSVFVVDGKDILEKVRSLC from the coding sequence ATGGACAAAAACATTCCAGATAAGATTACAAATTATAACGTCTATGCATCGGGCACCAGATTAATTGGCATGGGAGAAGAAATGCCCATTCCGGAGCTTTCATCAAAAACAAGTACTCTTACAGGGGCGGGAATTCTTGGGGATATTGAGACCGCCACCTTAGGACAGTTTGACAGCATGGAGCTTGAGGTGCCATTTCGTATGCCTATGGATGATTTTTTCAGCATTTTCAAGCCCGATGAACCCGTAGACTTAACGGTACGAGGGGCAATTCAAGCTATGAGAGGTGATGGCTCCTTAAAACAGGTAGGGGCAAGAATGGTGGTTCGTGGCGGCTTAAAGGGGGCTGCCTTCGGAAAGTTCAAAATTGGTGAAGCGGCAGAATCCTCTGTAAAGGTGGAAGTTTACTATTTCCTTTTAGAAATTGACGGAAAAAAGAAATTAGAGCTGGATAAATTGAATTCTGTTTTCGTTGTTGATGGTAAAGATATTTTAGAGAAAGTGAGGTCGTTGTGCTAA
- a CDS encoding phage tail assembly protein, with product MKRTWDEAMSVAKAMCEGQEVSEEQLEIFAKKIMGYDDATTDTSENYTESQEDIQIVKNNTDDGEIAKGEFQEDNIIIGSGIVAEPEEEKKVNEEEDFIIRFQKPYHFEGKTYAGVDLSGLKSLRAKDVWKINRNYRNAGNIGLLQEMDSEYTARVAARASGMPVEFFECMELPDMIKVRTKVSDFFYPRE from the coding sequence ATGAAAAGGACTTGGGATGAAGCAATGAGTGTGGCAAAAGCCATGTGTGAGGGGCAGGAGGTTTCTGAAGAGCAGTTGGAGATTTTTGCAAAGAAAATCATGGGTTATGACGATGCAACAACAGACACTTCCGAAAACTACACAGAAAGCCAAGAAGATATACAGATAGTTAAAAACAACACTGACGATGGAGAAATCGCCAAAGGAGAATTCCAAGAGGACAATATAATCATTGGAAGCGGCATTGTTGCGGAGCCGGAAGAGGAGAAGAAGGTAAATGAGGAGGAAGACTTCATCATCCGTTTCCAAAAGCCTTATCATTTTGAAGGAAAAACCTATGCAGGAGTTGATCTTTCGGGGCTAAAGAGCTTGAGGGCAAAGGATGTTTGGAAAATTAATAGAAACTACCGTAATGCTGGGAATATCGGTTTGCTTCAAGAAATGGACAGTGAGTACACCGCTCGTGTGGCGGCCAGAGCTTCTGGAATGCCGGTAGAATTTTTTGAGTGCATGGAGCTACCTGACATGATTAAAGTAAGGACAAAAGTGAGCGATTTTTTTTACCCAAGGGAATAA
- a CDS encoding phage tail tape measure protein — MAGKSKTYEMMVEIAGRVNKNFGSSVGKAQKQLNGLKDTMKKVGVAISVASITLGAASFLKDSVTQAIEYESTMADVAKVVDGLREKNGKFTESYYEMSDALIDMSKYIPMTVSEMGEITAAAGQAGIANEDLMQFTKTAAKMGIAFDTTAEQAGEWMATWRTSFRMSQTEVETLGDQINYLGNTTSENTQKLSGVVTRIGALGKTSGLSAAEIAAMAASMTGVTEEISATGIKNLMLSMTAGKAATDKQKTLLKSLGFSATNMAKRMQKDAKGAILDLLGAIKAMPEAEQAAALTQFFGKESVAAIAPLLSNLDVLEEQFQKVGDASQYAGSMEDEYATRSDTTANKIQIAQNQINALKIEIGQKLLPAVGAAAEKVGALVDAAPEFVSKYSTVIRVVGAFAGVIAAVKLVGFAINIGRVTKALMLQKIATTKSIIETAILQGMYAKDAVVRGASIIATGAHTVAQTVWNGVTAAGAAIAKGFGAAVTFMTSPLGIAIIVIGLLVAAGVLLYKNWDKVKAKASELWEATKTVFSGIRDAITGAFDAAKEKVAAFFSWIGGKLSSLDEKISSIPVVGTLYKGFKSGVGAVGNALSGNSKVPALASGGVVTAPTLSLIGEGGEPEAVIPLSKLEKILGGASSSVGGGVTFAPVIQISGEASKKDVDEALSNAYEKFKGFMARYEKDKRRFAF; from the coding sequence ATGGCAGGAAAAAGTAAAACCTATGAAATGATGGTGGAAATTGCAGGCAGGGTTAATAAGAATTTCGGTTCCTCCGTGGGAAAGGCGCAAAAGCAGTTAAATGGTCTGAAAGATACCATGAAAAAGGTTGGTGTTGCGATTAGTGTGGCTTCCATTACTTTGGGAGCTGCAAGCTTTTTAAAGGATAGCGTTACCCAAGCCATAGAATACGAAAGCACCATGGCAGATGTGGCTAAGGTGGTGGATGGGCTACGGGAGAAAAATGGAAAATTTACCGAGAGTTACTATGAAATGTCCGATGCACTAATAGACATGTCAAAGTATATTCCTATGACGGTTTCTGAAATGGGAGAAATCACAGCGGCGGCAGGGCAGGCTGGAATTGCCAATGAGGACTTAATGCAGTTTACCAAAACTGCCGCAAAAATGGGAATTGCTTTTGATACCACTGCGGAACAGGCGGGGGAATGGATGGCCACGTGGCGAACCTCCTTCCGCATGAGCCAAACAGAGGTAGAAACGCTCGGTGATCAAATCAACTATCTAGGAAATACAACCTCGGAAAACACCCAAAAGCTATCAGGCGTTGTAACAAGAATTGGTGCACTAGGAAAGACCTCAGGCTTGAGTGCGGCAGAAATTGCAGCGATGGCTGCCAGTATGACAGGTGTTACAGAAGAAATCAGCGCAACAGGTATTAAAAATTTGATGTTGTCCATGACGGCTGGAAAAGCGGCAACGGATAAACAAAAGACCTTATTAAAATCTCTTGGGTTTTCAGCAACGAATATGGCAAAGAGAATGCAAAAGGATGCCAAAGGGGCAATTCTAGATTTACTGGGTGCGATCAAAGCTATGCCAGAAGCGGAGCAGGCAGCGGCTTTAACCCAGTTTTTCGGCAAAGAGTCCGTTGCCGCCATTGCGCCACTATTGTCAAATTTAGATGTATTAGAAGAGCAATTTCAAAAAGTGGGGGATGCTTCCCAATATGCAGGATCCATGGAGGACGAATATGCCACACGTTCTGATACCACCGCAAATAAGATACAGATTGCACAGAATCAAATCAATGCTTTGAAAATAGAAATAGGGCAAAAGTTGCTTCCTGCGGTTGGTGCTGCAGCAGAAAAGGTTGGTGCACTTGTGGATGCCGCACCGGAGTTTGTAAGTAAATATTCTACAGTGATTAGGGTGGTAGGTGCATTCGCCGGTGTAATTGCGGCAGTAAAACTGGTTGGCTTTGCCATCAATATTGGGAGGGTTACCAAGGCACTCATGCTTCAAAAAATTGCAACAACAAAAAGTATCATAGAAACCGCAATTTTACAAGGCATGTATGCCAAAGATGCCGTTGTGCGAGGTGCTAGCATCATCGCAACAGGGGCGCACACGGTGGCACAGACTGTATGGAACGGTGTAACAGCAGCGGGTGCCGCCATTGCCAAAGGCTTTGGTGCCGCAGTTACTTTTATGACAAGCCCTTTGGGGATTGCCATTATTGTGATTGGTCTTTTAGTTGCAGCAGGGGTTCTTTTATATAAAAACTGGGATAAGGTAAAGGCGAAAGCCTCGGAGCTTTGGGAAGCAACGAAAACCGTTTTTTCAGGGATAAGAGATGCTATTACCGGAGCCTTTGATGCGGCGAAAGAAAAGGTTGCTGCTTTTTTTAGCTGGATTGGTGGAAAGCTTTCAAGTTTGGATGAAAAAATCTCTTCTATTCCTGTAGTAGGAACTCTATATAAAGGTTTCAAAAGTGGAGTTGGAGCCGTTGGAAATGCTCTTTCAGGAAACTCCAAAGTGCCTGCGTTGGCATCAGGAGGCGTGGTCACAGCCCCAACCCTTTCTCTGATTGGTGAAGGTGGTGAACCGGAAGCGGTTATTCCGTTATCAAAGCTTGAAAAAATATTAGGGGGTGCATCTTCCTCTGTTGGGGGCGGCGTTACTTTTGCCCCTGTGATACAAATTTCGGGAGAAGCAAGTAAAAAAGATGTGGATGAGGCGTTAAGCAACGCCTATGAAAAATTCAAGGGTTTTATGGCACGTTATGAAAAGGATAAGCGTAGGTTTGCATTCTAA
- a CDS encoding phage tail protein has protein sequence MQYITKAGDQWDIIAKNVYGDEYKADLLMAANFPLLDIFQFDAGIVVECPELTETLNETMPPWRI, from the coding sequence GTGCAGTATATCACAAAGGCAGGAGATCAATGGGACATCATTGCCAAAAATGTATATGGTGACGAATACAAGGCGGATCTATTAATGGCGGCGAATTTTCCGCTATTGGATATTTTTCAGTTTGATGCGGGAATAGTGGTAGAATGCCCTGAGTTGACAGAAACACTTAATGAGACTATGCCGCCGTGGAGAATATGA
- a CDS encoding phage late control D family protein has product MENMKARRSGATLKYNGIEITPSITGFSLELSAEGTADNCSFQIADRGERWLGDLFPKKGDAIEATISVYDWEGDGDNRSLSCGTFTVDSAGINGEPVAISVGAVAKPVKAAFSATQRTQTWQKATLQKIAETIAGRYQLKLFYDAPEITIAAKEQSEQEDGAFLQELCQSYGLILKIYRDKLVIFDREVYKKKKTVKKISRFAIKREVGWNYQTDLEGSYTGGVITYTDARTEKDISYEVGTKERPLKLNEQADSIGDAKRKLEAAIANANHGLFRLSLSVMGNPDLVDGVVLEIVDFGVEISGRYFVDKAVHSLSRGEGYVTALEMSKII; this is encoded by the coding sequence GTGGAGAATATGAAGGCACGTAGGTCAGGAGCCACACTAAAGTATAACGGTATTGAGATTACGCCGTCCATTACAGGTTTCTCTTTGGAACTTTCCGCAGAGGGCACCGCTGACAATTGTTCTTTTCAAATTGCGGATCGAGGCGAGCGGTGGTTGGGGGATTTATTCCCCAAAAAAGGGGATGCCATAGAAGCAACAATATCTGTATATGACTGGGAAGGGGACGGGGATAACCGTTCCCTCTCTTGTGGTACCTTTACCGTTGATAGCGCAGGAATAAATGGTGAGCCTGTAGCGATTTCTGTGGGAGCGGTAGCAAAGCCTGTTAAGGCGGCTTTTTCTGCTACCCAGAGAACCCAAACATGGCAAAAGGCCACATTGCAAAAGATAGCGGAAACCATTGCAGGGCGGTATCAGCTAAAATTATTTTATGATGCCCCTGAAATCACGATAGCGGCCAAGGAGCAAAGTGAACAGGAAGACGGTGCATTTTTACAAGAGTTATGCCAAAGCTATGGCTTAATTCTAAAAATATATCGAGATAAGCTGGTTATTTTTGACCGTGAAGTTTATAAAAAGAAAAAAACTGTGAAAAAAATTTCACGCTTTGCAATCAAGCGAGAAGTAGGATGGAATTACCAAACAGATTTAGAGGGCAGTTACACTGGGGGTGTAATAACCTACACCGATGCCAGGACAGAAAAGGACATTTCCTATGAGGTGGGTACCAAAGAACGCCCTTTGAAGCTAAATGAACAGGCGGACAGCATAGGAGATGCAAAGCGGAAATTAGAAGCGGCCATTGCCAATGCAAACCATGGTTTATTTCGTTTAAGCCTTAGTGTCATGGGAAACCCTGACTTGGTGGATGGGGTAGTTTTAGAAATAGTGGATTTTGGCGTGGAAATATCGGGACGTTATTTTGTTGATAAGGCGGTGCATTCCCTTTCCAGAGGGGAGGGATATGTGACTGCTTTGGAAATGAGTAAGATCATCTGA
- a CDS encoding phage tail protein, with the protein MIGSYGPIIFIVSDKMALTFSRLSRSAGSEWATHETLRGKKRSEYIGPVLQTISLEITLSAMHGVRPRQTAETLVQMAENGVVYPFVVGGKPVGNNLWKLLSVSDDWKGIYSKGEVSEITVSLSIEEYV; encoded by the coding sequence ATGATTGGATCCTATGGCCCTATCATTTTTATTGTATCGGATAAAATGGCATTGACTTTTTCCAGACTATCCCGATCAGCAGGCAGTGAATGGGCTACCCATGAAACCCTGAGGGGAAAGAAGCGATCAGAATATATCGGCCCTGTGTTACAGACCATTTCCCTAGAAATCACTTTATCCGCCATGCATGGGGTACGCCCAAGACAAACAGCGGAAACCTTGGTTCAAATGGCGGAGAATGGGGTGGTGTATCCCTTTGTTGTAGGCGGAAAACCTGTGGGGAATAACCTTTGGAAATTACTTTCCGTATCTGACGATTGGAAGGGGATTTATTCCAAAGGTGAGGTTTCGGAAATTACGGTATCACTGTCGATAGAGGAATATGTGTAG
- a CDS encoding GPW/gp25 family protein, translating into MKIEMSGTSTAAENIRRCLTILYGTPVGSVALDREFGLDWNFVDLPTEVAKAKMSAEIIGKTRKYEPRVMVQEVQWETSGEGELKPKVVIQIV; encoded by the coding sequence GTGAAAATTGAAATGTCAGGTACATCAACAGCGGCGGAGAATATTCGCCGCTGTCTTACGATTTTATACGGAACACCTGTGGGATCTGTTGCATTAGACCGAGAATTTGGGCTGGATTGGAATTTTGTAGATTTACCCACGGAGGTTGCCAAAGCAAAAATGTCAGCGGAGATTATTGGGAAAACGAGAAAATATGAGCCAAGGGTTATGGTGCAGGAAGTGCAGTGGGAAACCAGTGGTGAGGGGGAGCTAAAGCCAAAGGTGGTGATTCAGATTGTCTAA
- a CDS encoding baseplate assembly protein, translating into MSNIDLLKNVPEISFIENMTLAALKEEMLADYNQEMKALTGESQELPQGDPVRLVLNSVAMALYQAMQYVDRAGKMNLLKYSYGNFLDNVGALKKLIRKEPSFATVTLQFSMDSARGQATSISGGTRVATQKGVYFMTDQYAEIPAGETAVFVKGTALEAGVRSNEIPIGVITEIVDPIPYIKSVKNITVSEGGAEMESDAAFTERIYNSPSGYSTAGATEAYEYHAKDYHTNVSDVKAYSPSENQVVIVFLMNDGRLPTETERAGMLEHLSKDKIRPLTDHVTVSPPQEKEYTVSLNYFINRSDQGQAVAIQTSVTQAVEEYLKWQRKLGRDINPSELIKRVILAGAKRVELTTPTYGAVNDYEVSKCTGKTLNFGGVEDD; encoded by the coding sequence TTGTCTAATATTGATTTATTGAAAAATGTTCCTGAGATTTCTTTTATTGAGAACATGACACTAGCAGCCTTAAAGGAGGAAATGCTTGCGGATTATAATCAGGAAATGAAAGCGTTGACGGGAGAAAGTCAAGAGCTTCCCCAAGGGGATCCTGTGCGGTTGGTTTTAAATAGTGTTGCCATGGCGTTGTATCAAGCAATGCAATATGTTGACCGAGCGGGGAAAATGAACCTTTTAAAATATAGCTATGGGAATTTCTTAGACAACGTGGGGGCATTGAAAAAGCTTATCCGGAAAGAACCGTCATTTGCTACGGTAACCTTACAATTTTCCATGGATAGTGCTCGAGGACAAGCAACGTCCATTTCGGGGGGGACTAGGGTTGCAACACAAAAGGGTGTTTATTTTATGACTGACCAATATGCCGAAATTCCTGCAGGGGAAACCGCTGTTTTCGTGAAGGGAACAGCCCTTGAGGCAGGGGTGAGAAGCAACGAGATTCCTATTGGCGTCATTACGGAAATTGTGGATCCTATTCCCTATATCAAAAGTGTGAAGAATATCACGGTTTCTGAGGGTGGTGCAGAAATGGAAAGTGATGCCGCCTTTACAGAGCGGATTTATAATTCACCATCGGGCTACAGCACTGCAGGGGCAACGGAAGCTTATGAGTATCATGCTAAGGATTACCATACCAATGTTTCCGATGTGAAAGCATATAGCCCTTCTGAAAATCAAGTTGTCATTGTATTTTTGATGAATGATGGTCGATTGCCTACGGAAACAGAGCGGGCGGGAATGTTGGAACATTTGAGTAAGGATAAAATCCGCCCTTTGACGGATCATGTGACGGTGTCCCCGCCCCAGGAAAAAGAATATACCGTCAGTCTGAATTACTTTATCAATCGCTCTGATCAAGGGCAGGCGGTAGCAATTCAAACCTCAGTGACCCAGGCGGTAGAGGAGTATTTAAAATGGCAGCGGAAATTAGGGCGTGATATTAATCCGTCAGAATTAATTAAGCGTGTGATTTTAGCGGGAGCCAAGCGGGTAGAGCTGACAACGCCTACATATGGGGCGGTGAATGATTATGAAGTTTCAAAGTGTACAGGAAAGACATTAAACTTTGGAGGGGTGGAGGATGATTAA
- a CDS encoding phage tail protein, which translates to MIKLYDALITQSLPDILGEQPWCIALAKVIRKQIRKTMLAGEKSRTYSAIDQGDHKVLDVLAAEMRTPGYSESFSLQVKRSLVKGTLAYYSHAGTAEALKVVCAEIFGDAAVLEWYEYNGRPGYFKITTNSPSVTDNTINEFIKTAERVKRLSAKLDGIEVALSAKQEIFVAAVLHTGTRYTFRFIN; encoded by the coding sequence ATGATTAAGCTATATGATGCATTGATTACCCAAAGCCTTCCTGACATTCTGGGAGAACAGCCTTGGTGTATTGCCCTTGCCAAAGTGATTCGGAAGCAAATCAGAAAAACCATGCTTGCGGGGGAGAAAAGCAGAACCTACAGCGCCATAGACCAGGGGGATCACAAAGTTTTGGATGTGTTGGCGGCAGAAATGCGCACACCGGGGTATTCTGAAAGCTTCAGCTTGCAAGTAAAGCGCAGCTTAGTAAAAGGGACGCTTGCGTATTATTCCCATGCAGGGACGGCAGAGGCATTAAAAGTGGTTTGTGCGGAAATATTCGGAGATGCGGCGGTGCTGGAGTGGTATGAGTATAATGGGCGCCCTGGATACTTCAAAATTACCACAAACAGCCCTTCGGTAACCGATAATACCATAAATGAGTTTATTAAAACGGCGGAGAGAGTAAAAAGGCTTTCTGCTAAGTTAGATGGTATTGAGGTTGCGTTGTCAGCGAAACAAGAGATTTTTGTGGCGGCTGTACTGCATACCGGAACAAGATACACGTTCCGTTTTATAAATTAA
- a CDS encoding tail fiber protein: MSFDSVQFTASGRRMMQEAVAGKVLTFTKIQLGDGRLTGQAIGALTALINPIKNISISSITAKEKYANVQGSFDNGQLSQGFYWREIGIFAKVGEEGTEALYAYGNAYELAEYIPAGGSEIVEKVVSVPIFVSNASQVTALIDGSLIYVSVTDFTSHQQENASITNYGHTKLSSAIDSDREDLAATPKAVKMGVAEAKFIISPTGEKYKWGMDAVGLFLEEV; encoded by the coding sequence ATGAGTTTTGATTCGGTGCAATTTACTGCCAGCGGCAGGAGAATGATGCAGGAAGCGGTAGCGGGAAAGGTTTTGACCTTTACCAAAATACAGCTAGGGGATGGCAGATTAACAGGTCAGGCAATAGGTGCATTGACTGCTTTAATAAACCCTATTAAGAATATCAGTATTTCATCCATTACAGCAAAGGAGAAGTATGCGAATGTACAAGGCTCTTTTGACAATGGCCAGCTGAGCCAAGGATTTTATTGGCGGGAGATTGGTATTTTTGCAAAGGTAGGTGAAGAAGGTACAGAAGCGTTATATGCCTATGGTAATGCATATGAATTGGCGGAGTACATCCCTGCTGGGGGGAGTGAAATTGTAGAAAAAGTGGTTAGTGTTCCGATTTTCGTAAGCAATGCAAGTCAGGTTACAGCATTGATTGATGGCAGTCTGATTTATGTTTCAGTTACAGACTTCACAAGTCATCAGCAAGAGAATGCCAGTATCACAAATTATGGACATACCAAGTTGAGTAGTGCCATAGATTCCGACAGAGAGGATTTAGCGGCCACACCAAAAGCTGTAAAGATGGGTGTTGCGGAGGCGAAATTCATTATTTCACCCACAGGGGAAAAGTACAAATGGGGAATGGATGCAGTTGGATTATTTTTAGAGGAGGTGTAG